The genome window CTTTTGGATTGGTATCGCCATACAAAATCACTCCCTCTGGATCCCAAGTTCGAATCTCAAAGGAGGAGGAGGTTCTGGAAAGACACAAAAGGAAGGACTGAGTATGGGGTGTGCCCTTTGAGGTTAAATGTGGGGTAAGAGAAGGGGGAGttcagggagagggaggaaggcGACAGGGAAAAGAGAAGAGCTGAGGGAGAGGGGACTAGTCATCAGGACTAGTCAAGAAGCTAGTCCACCCCCTACTTTGTCATCTTGGTGAGGTTAAAGGTTATGATGGTGACAGGCTCTTGTCCTGGGCCAGTGCTGACGTGCACAGCAGGAGGGTCCTGGGTCctctatcagaaagagaaaataaacaaactggaATAAGGACATACCAGAGACAGACAGAAGAGGGGCCAGAGGAGATAAGTAGAGGGCAGAGCCAAAGTCTAGATCATTTAAACACACATGTAGGCTGAGCACCCTGTCCTGCTCCTGCACCTGGGTGGGGAGAATATGTCTTGAGGCCCATCCCTGGTGGCTGTGAGGTGGTAGCAGGAGCAGGAACAGGAGCAGGAGCTGCAGCCGCCGCCGCTGACGCAATGAGGGCAGTGGACCTCTGCGCTCCATAGTCCGCTGTGGTGCTCTCTGAGGATTCGATAACTCTGAGAATGGGCAGGGGAGCAGGCAGTTTTTTGTGTGATTGGTAGAGGGTTAAAGGTTGCCCCGGGGGAAGTAGGGAGGCAGGAGTCAAGGGCACTGACCCAACGGCCCCACTGAGGACAAACGGCAGGAGGGACAGAGTTCCTCCACTACCCTCCCCCActgctgagaaagctgggagagcgTACCTCatttcccctctcctcctctaGAGTCAGTCTGGGTCCTCCAAGCCTTCTGCCCATGTGGGGAGGCTGCCTCCACCAGCTTTGAGGAGTAGAAAAAGTCCGGCCCACCTTCCCAAGTAGTATCCTCCATCAGGACTAGAGTTGAGACATGGAATCCCAAGTATGTAGCTGGTGGCTATGTGCAAGTCACTCCACCACTGTTTTAgtgtccttgtctgtaaaatgtgaACAATAATACCTCTTTTATGGGGTTATTGGAATGAGGATTGAGATAACGCAGGCACAGGGCCTGGTATCTGTTCCAAGCTCCTCCCTCAGTATTTTCCCAGGCCTCTGAGGCTCCCCTCACAGGGAGGTATTGTCTCAGACAGAGCTTGATTTAGTGGATACTAAGAAGTCACTGGTTTCCCACTCCCAATTATCTTCTCTTATCCATTTATTACAAGCCCTAACCATTACCAACAGAAACTCATCATTCTCTCTCTgacccatttaaaaataaaaaggccccCGAGAGAAGTAACACTTTGAGCCACTCAAGGGTCCTAGGAAACAGCTTTCAGAACTGGTGGGGAGTCTCAGGGCTCATCCAGGGTCTGAGTGGGCTTTAATGGGTAAGATAAAAGGGTAGAGCAGATAACCACCACATGCCTCAGTTAAAGAACCCGGAGGTGACTTTTGAACCATGGGGGGTATAGACCACAAACTGGGAACCCAGATAACAACACCGACTGAGCGAGACATTCTAGCCTTGACCCCAGCTCAGACGCCCAGTCACAGGACCTAGTCACTGGGGGCGGGGGGACAGGCCTACTCTGAGAGCTGATTGGCTGGCGGGTGAGCGCCCGCCCTAGCGGAATTTAAGGTTTACGGGGCGGAGAGATCCACCCGGCCTGCACCGCCTCGTCCGATCGTTCCCACTTCCCCGCCGAAGCCTAGGCCGGGCTCTCGCCTCCCGGCCTGCGGCACCCGCACCGCACCGTTCCCCCCGGGCTTTCCGGGATCCGAGTTTGTAGTGCCTTTAAAGGGTCCCAATTGCCCTTTGCCGGGTTCTGCTGAACGGAAGTGGGGGGTCCTGGACTTCGGTCTCAGACCGTGGTGACTGAAATGGCTTGCGTTCGGATCCGAGAGGCCATAGAGGAAGACTGTGGAACTATCCTGAGGCTGATTCGGGTGAAGGCTGCGGGCCACAAACTAGGGTCCCAGAGGGTTTCAGGCCGCGCGGCCggaggcgggggtggggagggcaggggaaggagcGCCCCCTGGGGTGCCTCGGGGCCATATTTGCCCTAGAATAGCCTCTCTCTCCTCGCCATAGGAACTAGCTGAGTACGAGAAACTCTCGGATCAGGTGAAGATAAGTGAAGAAGGTGGGGGGGTCCAGCCCCTGGGTCCTTAACGGAGACTGGGGAGGAAGTGAGGGATGGTTCCCAAGGCGGTAGCTCCAGACTGGACACACGCCCAGGccctttttctctatctctttCTCACATCTCCGATCCTTGCAGCCCTGAGAGCAGATGGATTTGGAGAGAATCCTTTCTATCACTGTTTGGTAGCAGAAATTCTTCCTGCCCCCGGAGAGCCACAGGGTAAGAACAGGGACCACAGAGTTCTCCTCCCAGGTCAGCCGCAAAAGGTTTTCCCAAGGTGCCCAGAGGCTTgactcctcttttctctctttttcagggCCCTATGTGGTGGGCTATGGGCTGTACTACTTCATCTATAGCACATGGAAGGGACGCAACGTTTATCTGGAAGACATCTACGTGCAGCCGGAATATTGGGGTAATGGGCAGAGGCTGAGGCTGGACTGGGAGAAAAGCAACCAGAGACCCAACCACTCCTTGTGCCCCCTAAGCCCAGCCTATGGCCTTTTCTGACCCCCTTCAACTCAAACAATCTCTCTTTTTGCCTCTTTTTCCCACCAACAGGCCAGGGAATTGGttctaaaataatcaaaaaggTGACTGAGGTGAGGAAATGCACAGGGCTACAAGTTAGGCCCTGGAAAAGCAAGGGTGTGTGGGAGGCACCTGGGATTGAATAGAGGGTGAGAAGGCCTTTTCCTTTTTGACTCAGAGAAAGTAAGTGATGGCTTCTACCACAGGTGGCCCTGGATAAGGGCTGCTCCCAGTTCCGCCTTGCAGTTCTGGACTGGAACAAGAGAGCCATGGACTTGTACAAGGCCCTAGGAGCCCAAGATCTGACTGAAGCTGAGGGCTGGCACTCCTTTCGCTTTGAAGGAGAAGCGATGAGGAAATTAGCAGGAAAATGATGCCATCCCTCCAAGGATCTGTCTGTCTGAGCTTCTCCTTCCCCACCAACTCAAGAACTCCTTAGAGACTGTCTGTACTGACAAAGGACTCTCTGAAGTAAGGAGGGTTAAGAGTGATTATTCTCCAAATATGGAAAGAGCAGAATTGAGGGAGAGGCCTTCCCACCTCCTTGTTGAGggtgaaaaataaacaagaattaTTATGTCCTGATGTGTTGAGTAGAGCAGTTGATGCTGAGATAAGCATCAGCTACTTTATGGTGCTTCCTGAGTGTTCTTGTCAGTGGATTGCTCCTAGGGATAAAGGTGGGCCCAGGGAGACTTTCACACTCAGTAGGCTGGAATCTTGGTTCTGGCTGGTGGAATTTAAAGAGCAGCGAGAGGCCAGCTTGGCACATCAGGCCTATTGGTCGGGTTTGGGACGCAGACAAAGGCCTCCAATGTTTGGACTTCGTTATTCCCAGATCCATGATTGAGGCGGGCCTGCCACCTCCAAAGATGGAGCAGGCTGTCATATGTTGATGGCATTTCAGGGGCACTGGGAATGACCACTTGCCCCAAATCAGCTCAGTTAGCTCGTACTTTTCAAACACTACAAAGTTACAAAGTCTTTATTTTCAGTTCTGCAAAACTAAAACAAACTTTCAGGACCCATGGCAACAAGTAGGGAAACAGGCTCATTTCCTACTTTCATAGTATTTTATTACTCAAGTAATGCAGGTCTGTTGTAGAAAAATCAGGCAGTACTTATAAAATAGAATCAATAGTCTTATACAACTCCTATATTAACCTTTGGTATCAattctctgcatttttttcaatgtacatgtatatataattaagTGAGTAGGGGTTCATGGAATTATACCCTTTTGTaacctgtttttttcatttaacagtatATCAGAAACACCATCCCATGCTATTAAACATAGATTTGTTATCACTTTTGATGTGGGATATAATTTCTTTTGTTGAACTATTGGTTGAATGGTTATAATTTAGACAGTAAAAGGGTACAGGCAGGTACATAAATGTCTAAGAAATAGGATCTATGGAAGTCTAGAGAATTGAAGATCTaccttaaaattcaaataaaaataagagtcaGCCAAACATAACACCTCAGGGGCCCAATTATTCCTGGTGCCAATTTTTGGCCCTTAGAGCCAATGTAGTCAGGACAATCTTGATCAAGAGATAATAAAGCTGATCAGCCCCTCCCAGAGTTGAGAACCAGAAGAATTCGGTTTAATATCATTAGGCATTTTTGGTTTATCTCTTATCCTGACAAAGATTAGTATCTTTGAAGCATGATCAATGTATCTAATGATGGGgctttttaaacttaaatattaatgcagaaaaaattatttctggaagAATGCACCAATAAACAGAGAGTATATTATAGATAATACAGTATATTAAGAGTCCAATAGTTCTACAGGgcttaatttaaaaagtcttcCAACTACCCTCACTCTTCAAAGACAGTTACTTTCAATTgggttttttaattgttttgtattCACCTATATAACTCAAAACTAAAAATTGTATGCAAATATTGttactttttaatgtttctgttttcaGCATTAGCTATTGACTTCCCACTACTGACTCTGCCATTTCCCCACCCTCTCCGCCCCATTTCCTATCATGCCAGTATTATATCATAATTCTGACTGGATCTGTGTTTAGTGTTTACATTATGATTATGTAACTGCTCCATGTACAtatgattgtttttatttcctgaacCATTTTTGTTTTCCCAGGAGTTAATACTTGCCTTGTTCTATATTTGCTTACTTTTCTGTGTACACTAATTTGTCTCAAAATTCTCCCATAGTTGTGTTAATCTCTTTAAGGATATACAAACATGTAGGTATTTTGATTTGAGGCTGACCTTTAGACTGCAGTGTTGCAAtctccctgcccatccatcctaGGAACTCCCTTTGCCTCTCTCTTGGGTTGATACCCTGTTTCCTGGAAGCTTTGTCTTCATCTTTCTTGGTTTATTTTGATGGAGTTTCTTGAGAAATGGTGCCTAGGAGATAAATTTGTTGGGACCTTGGtagtctgaaaatgtcttttttctacCCTTGCAGTTAATTGACACTGTGGCTGGGTATCACATGCTGGGTTGGTaataatttaccctaagaattttGCAGACATATCTCCATTCTCGTCAAGCTTCTGTTGTTGCtaagaagctgaaacctttctTATTCTGGATCCCTTGGTATGCAGcccattttaattttccttccatcttcctttcctctttccccaaCCACAGCTTCAAGGATCTTCTCTTTATCCGAGCATTCTGAGATCTCATATGGAAAAGTCTTAGTGTGGTCTCAGTGGGTCTTCCCAATGAGAAAATTCATGTTCTTCAGGTatggaaaaaaatttgtaatattATGATTAGTTTTTGGATGATTTCCTTCCCTCCATTCTCCCTGTTCTTTCTGGAATTTTGTTACCCAGATACTGAATCCCATGAACTAGttgtttaattttcttatattttctttccttttttatgattgctttcattttttgCTCTACTTTCTGAgagatttctttgattttattttcaaaccctcctattgaatttttattttaatttctaagagctCTCTCATTCCCtgcattttgaaaacattctGTTTTGTTCCATGGATATATGTTCTTATCTAAggatattcatatttatttcaaaaatgtttttctccttgcagtctttatttcttctaaggttctttctctctctctctctttcgcttcattctttcattttagagGCTTTCCTCAAATGGCAGGCAATCTTCAACTGTCTACTCATATTTAAAATTGAGACACTTCTTGGAAACTGTGTATATGTGGGAGGTAAAGAGACATGTTGACTGTGGATTTTGCCATAGGGTGATCCACCAGGCCATTTCTTGAGGAACCCTTGATTTTAGTATCATTAGGTCTTCTATCTTGTCTGATAAGATTTCCCAAAGAAGattcttccaaactcctgcaTGAAGGATATAAACCTGGCTGTAGGTATTCTCAGAGCTGGGTGAAGAAGTCTAGGGCAAGTCTCAAAATTCAGTATGTAaactttcatttaatcctcattttaAGTATACAGCCATCCATATCAATCTATCCATCTTTCTATCTTCCTCCCAATTTGTCTCTGTATTTAGAAGTCAACGCAAGCTGGGACATTTCTGTTGACACATCCTTTGTAATCCAGTTAGATGGTGCAGGTCCTCTGTACCATTGCATTCCTTGTTCCCTTAAAAATACTCTCTCTTTCTGCGCTTGTCCTCTGAAGAGGAAATCTTACTAAATCTTAACTATCCTTACTAATCTTACTAAAGGCAAGTATGCTGAAAATCCTGTAATGACTCCCACTGCTCTCAGTAGAAAGCCGAAACTTCTAAATATGTTCCAGTATCTCCAAGATCTGGCCCAAACCAACCCTTCCAGTTAAGTTTCCTTTCCAAGTCAGTTCTAACCATATTAGACTTTCTTCAGTACCCCAGATTCACTGTACTTTCCCCTGTGGGCCTTCTGCACATGCCATTCCCCTGTCTGAAATGTTGCCCCTTTTCCCATTCCCACCTTTTGCCTGAATGAACAATGACTAGAGCaaatgaagaagaggaaaagtcAAATTGGAGAGGATTGTTGTTGCCAGAGGCTTGGAACTTGGTGATGGTGCCATTTCTAGGACAAAATTCAGTCACTCCTAATGTCTGAGTCTACACCAAAACTCTTCTGACAGCAATCTTGATGATCTGCCCCACTTAATGTCTTTGTTTCCCAACTCCTTATTGGAATCACTGTCAATAATTTCTTTACCATTTCTGCCACCTCTTCTTTTGCCAGCCCTTTAGATACTAGCATAGTTGAGAGTTTCATTATGGACCCATCCCTTTCTGTCTACACTTTTCTTCAgagatttaattttctctttcagttttaaCTGTGACTAATATGCTAATGATTCCCACATCCACCTCTCTAGCCCAGATCTCTCCTGGACCACATTGGACCAGTGTGTCCATTGAGCTAGAGGACATTGATTCTtttattcagttaatattttcCATACCGGGAATTGTGCTAGGTACTGGGCATTCAGTGGTGGGGACCAAAAGGCTGAAACCCAGTCTCTGACCCCACAGGGCTTATGGTATGATAACAGAAGACAGACACTGGGCAATTTATTAATATTACAACCATGATGAGTGCCACAAAGGAGTATAGGATGCGTTGGCTGTGTGAGACAGGAGACCTAACCTAGGATGGGCATAGTGGAAggcaaaataaattatatttaatgacCTGAAAGAGAAGTTTGTTGAAGACAAGGAGTCGTGTACATCTAGATGGTGGACCCTCAAAGAGCAAAACCAAACTCATTAAACTCATCAACTTCTCTTCCAAACTTTGTCTTCTGAGTTCTCTCTTTCATGATTGGCCTCACCAGTCACTCAGTAACCTAAAGTACAGATCTGGAAGTTGTCCTGTATTTCTCCCACTCCTTGACTGGCTCCTGACCCCATCCTATGCTCATCACCAATTCTGGTTGATTCTGTTGCAAATTTAACAGCCTCAAACCATTTTGTACCTCTGTTGCCCATAGCCCTAATCCAAATACATCCTCAGCATCTTTCTCACCTGCAACAGCTCCTCATAGGTCTTACTGCCTTTGGGACAGTCCTTACTCTTTAATCTAGTCTCCATAGTTATAAAATGCAGACCTA of Manis javanica isolate MJ-LG chromosome 4, MJ_LKY, whole genome shotgun sequence contains these proteins:
- the SAT2 gene encoding thialysine N-epsilon-acetyltransferase isoform X1 produces the protein MACVRIREAIEEDCGTILRLIRELAEYEKLSDQVKISEEALRADGFGENPFYHCLVAEILPAPGEPQGPYVVGYGLYYFIYSTWKGRNVYLEDIYVQPEYWGQGIGSKIIKKVTEVALDKGCSQFRLAVLDWNKRAMDLYKALGAQDLTEAEGWHSFRFEGEAMRKLAGK
- the SAT2 gene encoding thialysine N-epsilon-acetyltransferase isoform X2, which produces MACVRIREAIEEDCGTILRLIRELAEYEKLSDQVKISEEALRADGFGENPFYHCLVAEILPAPGEPQGPYVVGYGLYYFIYSTWKGRNVYLEDIYVQPEYWGQGIGSKIIKKVTERK